The Pseudomonadota bacterium nucleotide sequence GTTGTCGACGCCGAGCGCTTCGAGGTGTTCACTGGTCAGCAGCGGCGCATCGATGATCCGCTGTTGCGGTTGCTGAGTGAACGCGTCCATCAATCGGCAAAAATCCTGGCCCGGCCGCGTTTGTTGGGCACCGGGAAACGCCTGTTCATTCACATCGAAAAATAGCCGTAGGTTGTCGATACCGTCGAAATTCTCAACCTGCATTCGAACCAAGTGATTGCGGTCTCCCGAATCCGGATGAATCCAACGCGATGTCATCGGAATCGCGCCAAACGGGCCAAACTCAGCGGTAATGTAATTCAAAACCACCTGAACATCCCGATTAAGAGCAAAGCTACTGGCCCCCGGAGCAGTATGAATCAGCACATTTTGCGTACTCGCGGCGACTTTGCGATACAAACTCAAAAACGTTTCATCATCCTCGATCTCAACAATCAGTGGATAGAGCTCGATAAACAGCCCCGGTGTTTTCTTCTGTGTATCGGAGCCACGGTTATGTGTGGGCATACTCAATGCAAGGGTGCGATTGCCGGACACGCGATAGAGCCACGCGAATAGCGTTGTTGCCATCACTTGAAACTGCGCAAGATCCGAAGTCAACGCTTGGCAATGACTCGACGCGGCCAGTGCTTTGAAGCGCTCGATGCGCTCTACGCCCAATTCGCACGGTATGCGGCGCGTCACGCCGTTGACCGCGCCCGGCCGCTCCGCATAAAACGACAGGGAATCGATCGGCAACGCGGGTCGTGTTTGCCAATACTGGCGCGCGCGCTGATTGGCCTTTGAGGTTTGTCTGGCCTGCTCATGGTCCACATAGGCGCTGAATGGAGGCAATGTCAGCGGACAGGAATCGGTATCTCGTTCGCGACTATAGGCATTGGCCATCGCGCGATAAATGAGCGCGGTCGATGATGCATCGGTCACCAAATGGTGCTGATTGAAATACCAAATATATCGGTCTGTATCCAATTGAAGTAAGGCAGAATCAAATAGGCATCGCTCGAGATCGAAGATGTGCCGCGTGCGTTGCGCCAGCCATGCGTCAACCTGCTCAGCAGGCTGCCGTCGCATATCAAGACACTCCACGTCGTAGAGGTACTGCTCATGAAAGCGCTGTCGCGCAACGCCCGCATGATGTTCAAACGTGGTGCGCATGGCGTCACTGGCATCAATCACCGTTTGAAAGGCGCGCACAAACCGCTCGGAGTCGATTTCACCATGAAGTTCGAACGCCATCGCCATGTTGTACAGGGGATCGTCCGGCTGGAGTCGCTGCCCTGTCCAGATCAACTGCTGGCTTCGGGTTAGCGGCCGGGTTGTCACCGTTTGCGATATAAATCTCAGCGCCAATGTTTTACTCCGCGCTGCGACGTGCCAGGTAGCTCATCAACTGGTTAACCGTACGAAAGTTATCCAAAATGAAGTCTTCCGGCGGAATGACCAGGCCAAACTGCTCATCAATAAAACCGATCAACCGCAACATGCCAAGCGAATCCACCATGCCATCGGCTAGCAGATTTTCGTCGGCATCGATCCGCTCATCCTCTTCGAGAATTTCGTCGGTAATGAATGTGATGATGGCGTCTTTCATGAAGGCTGTTCCTATTTATTTTGGTGAAGTCTGATCACGGAGCGTGGTGCGCGTTAAGTGCCGCCTGGGCCTGCAGCGCTAATTCGCGGCGGTCAATCTTGCCGGTGGTGGTCCGAACAAACGCTTGACGTACCGACAGCGCTGCGGGCACGGCATACCAAGGCAAAGTGCGCTTCAGTGCCTGCAGCAGCGCCGCAGGCTCAGCCGATGCGTTGAGCGTCACCTCAGCGCGTATTTCGTTCACACCCGGTTCGGTTTGGACGACGTAAGCTGCGCCCTCTTCCACGGCGTTGATCGCGGTCAGTGCCAGTTCAATTTCATCGAGCTCTACCCGATAACCCCGCATTTTGACTTGACGGTCTTTGCGCCCAACAAACCGCATCACGCCCTGCTCGTCCGCTTGCACCAGATCCCCGGTACGAAAATACACATCGCCGTCTGCCGATCGGTACAGCGAACGCTGCGTGAGCACTTCATCCTGCCAGTACCCCACCATCATCGACGGCGCATGCACGAGTAGCTCGCCGGTTTCACCCGGCGACCGCATTCGGTCATCGCTGTCAACAATGAGCGATTTAGCGTGATCGGCGATCGGCCCTATGGGCACGCTCTCTTGATCCGTGTCGAGCGATTGGACTGTGAAGTGCGAAACACCATTCACTTCTGCCGGGCCATAGATATTGTCAAAGCGCACGTGGGGTAAGTGATCCATCAGTGCACGCAAGTGCGCCGTTGGGAAGGGTTCACCGCCAAAAATCGCATAACG carries:
- a CDS encoding acyl carrier protein — its product is MKDAIITFITDEILEEDERIDADENLLADGMVDSLGMLRLIGFIDEQFGLVIPPEDFILDNFRTVNQLMSYLARRSAE